GAGTACAATGGGCGAAATATACTATAGTGCGGGAAATGAGCTGGAAGAAAGGAAGTTAAACAGGGGAGAAAAAAGAGAAAAGTATTTTCTCTATGAAAGAGGTGTCGAGTTATCGCCGAAGTATAAAGATATTGTAGATCGTCGTGAAAAAGCTTATAAAGAAGCTTTAGTTAAAGCCATGATGGAATTTTCTAAAAATACTCCTAGCCTGTATAGAAATAACCTAGAAAGTCAGGTGAAGGGAAATATTGCTAAGGGTAAAAAAAGAGATCTTATAAGGATAACTTCTCTTGATCAGAAAAAATTTAGAGATGCATGGGAAAATAATAAAGTTGATCATATGATAAATACAGGGATAAAAATAAACTTAAATTATATAACCTCAACTCCGGAATCTATAAAAAAATCTATAACGCCATTAACCTGGTCGGAGCAATATGTGGCTAATACTAAAAATGGTCCCGTAGTAAAAAATATTAAAAAAACATATTTTAAACATGATTTTTATAAATCGGCAGGTGTAAAAGTGAGTTTTACATATACTATGAAAGATATTTCTACCGGTGAAATCATAGGATCAGGAACTTTTGACGGAGTAGGAGAGGATAGTTATAGATGGTCTACCTTTTCAGGGAATCTTCCCAAAAGTCAGGGAAGGGGAACCTATGTAAGAAAATTAAAATCTAAAAAAGAATTGACAGAGATGGCATTGTCAGATGCAGTATCTAAGATGTCACAAGATATATCAGATAAAATATAGTTGACAAAACAATAGATGTGTATTAAACTAATATTAAGAAATAAACATTAATTAAGGAGTGATCATGACTAATAGGGAAAGGGAAGTTTTAAAATTAATTGAAAGCAACCCCATGATCTCCCAAGAGGAGATAGCAAATAACCTTGGAATAACAAGGTCTTCTGTAGCAGTTCATATAAGCAACCTTATGAAAAAAGGTGTGATTATGGGGAAGGGATATGTTTTATCTAAGGAAGAATCTTACATTTGTGTAGTTGGGGGATCAAATATTGATATCCAGGGATATCCTAAAGATTCACTTATTCTAGGAGATTCCAATCCAGGAAGTGTAAAAACATCTTTAGGTGGTGTAGGGAGAAATATTGCAGAAAATCTTACAAGGTTAGGGGTAAAAACTAAATTTTTGAGTGTTGTAGGAGATGATGAGAATGGGAAAAAAATTCTCACTCACGCTAAATCAATAGATCTTCATATGGAAAATACCTTGGTGGTTAAGGGAGAAAGTACTTCTACCTACCTCTGTGTATTGGATGAAAAAAGAGATATGAATGTAGCTATATCTTATATGGATATCTTAAAAAATATGGATATAGACTATATAAAAAAGAATGACTATATCATTAAAAATTCAAAATTTTGTATTATAGATGCCAACCTTCCAGAAATTTTAGAATATCTGGTAACTACCTATGATGTGCCATTTATTTTAGATACGGTATCTGCAAGTAAAGCTAAAAAAATAAAGGATTTGGTGGGATATTTTCACACTATAAAACCAAATAAGATGGAAGCTGAAGTTCTATCTGGAATAGCTATAAATAGTGAAGCAGATCTTAAAAAAGCAGGTCAGTACTTTGTAGATAAAGGAGTAAAGAATGTCTTTATTACCTTAGGGGCAGAGGGAGTATACTATAAAACTCCAAATATTGAGGGGATTGTAGTTCCACCTACAATGGAGATGGTAGGAGCCACAGGAGCAGGAGATGCTTTTGTAGCAGGATTAACTTATGGGTTGTTTAATAATAAAGATATAGAAGAAGAAATAAGGTTTGCTATTGGAGCATCAATCTTGGCGATATCTTCTGAAGAGACGATAAATCCAAATATAACATCTAGTTTGGTAAAAAAAACAATAGAAAAATTAAATTTTGAAAATAATAAAATAATTTTATAATAAAAGGAGTATATTATGTTAATTTATGAAAAGTATGTAGACATCAGCACTGAAGTTATGGAAGCGTTAGATAATGGTAAACCTGTAGTAGCACTAGAATCAACTATTATTTCCCATGGAATGCCTTATCCTATGAATGTGGAGACTGCAATTAAAGTTGAAGATATAATCAGAGAGGGTGGAGCTGTTCCGGCAACCATTGCAATCTTAAATGGTAGATTAAAAGTAGGATTAACAAAGGAAGAGATAGACTATCTTGGAAAAGCTGGAGAAAAAGTTATTAAAACCAGTAGAAGAGATATTCCATTTATTATTGCAAAACAATTGGATGGTGCAACGACTGTAGCTTCGACAATGATAATCGCTAATATAGCAGGAATTAAAGTGTTCGCTACCGGTGGTATTGGAGGAGTGCACAGGGGAGCAGAGACAAGTTTTGATATATCTGCCGATTTAGAAGAGTTAGGAAGAACAGATGTGGCTGTAGTTTGTGCAGGAGCAAAATCTATATTAGATATAAACTTAACTTTAGAATATTTAGAGACAAAGGGAGTTCCTGTAGTAGGGTACCAAACAGATGAATTACCTGCTTTTTACACTAGAAAAAGTGGATTTAAGGTAGATTATAATATTCAAACGCCTAGTGAATTAGCACTTGCTTTAAAAGCTAAATGGGATCTACACCTAAATGGAGGGTTTGTAATAGCTAATCCAATTCCTGAAAAATATGAGATGGATTTTGATGTGATTACTAATGCTATTAACAAAGCTGTAGAAGAAGCTGAAAGATTAGGAATAAAAGGGAAAGAAAGTACGCCATTTTTATTAGCTAAGGTAAAAGAGTTAACTGGTGGAGATTCACTTGAATCAAACATTGAGTTAGTTTACAACAATGCAAAATTAGCTGCAAAATTAGCTGTAGAATACTCAAAATTGTAGTAAAAATATAAGATCTTCTTGCTAATAAGTTCACAATGGTGTATCTTATTTGGGAGGGAGATTTTTTTTTGTAAAAAAAGGGAGGAACAAATGAACAAAAAGTACAAAAAATCCATTAGTTTGGAGGGGATACTTGCAATTTTATTGATTATTGGAGGTGTATTTTACACAGCCAATACAATGGGTGGAATAAACATGATTAACACAATAATGAAAACCGCTCATGATTTACTCTTGAATACGGTGTTTTTCATAATGGGGATAGCTGTTTTAGCAGGAGCTTTAGCCGGTGTATTATCAGAATTTGGAGTAATATCTATAGTTAATCGAGTTTTATCACCACTGATGAAACCAATTTATAATCTACCAGGGGCGGCAGTCTTAGGGGTTATAACTACTTATCTATCTGATAATCCTGCAGTTATAACTTTGGCCGAAGATAAGGGCTTTAGAAAATATTTTAAAAAATTCCAATTACCGGCTTTGACTAATTTAGGAACATCTTTTGGGATGGGATTAGTAGTTTCGGCTTTCATGGTAGCCCAGAGTACTGTGGCAGGGGAAAGTTTGATAGTCCCAGTAATACTTGGGAATGTTGGAGCTTTTATAGGAAGTATAGTCAGTGTAAACCTTATGTTGATGTTTACGAAAAAACTATATGGTACAGAGGAATATATTGATGGAAATAATAAATTTGACTCTAATGCAGATATACTGAATTACCGTGAAGTAAGGGAAGGAAGCGTTACTGGAAGAGGGCTAGAAGCTGCTTTAGAAGGCGGGAAAACAGGGGTTAAGATGGGACTAGAAATAATCCCGGGAGTTCTTATTATATGTACTATGGTAATGATGCTGACAAATGGACCAAGTCCAGATGGATATACCGGTGCAGCCTATGAAGGAATAAAATTACTGCCTTTTATAGGAGATAAATTATCATTTATATTTACACCGATATTTGGATTTCAGCATTCAGAAGCGCTGGCTTTCCCTATTACATCCCTAGGAGCAGTAGGAGCAGCTATAAGTTTGGTACCACAGCTTTTGAGAGATAAATTGATTGGTGGAAATGAAATAGCAGTATTTACAGCAATGGGGATGTGCTGGAGTGGTTATTTGAGTACCCATGTAGCTATGATGGACAGTTTAAAATTTAGAAATCTCACTGGTAAGGCTATATTCAGTCACACTATAGCGGGATTGGTAGCGGGATCTTCTGCACATTTTTTATTTGTTTTTTATAGTTCATTTATGTAAAAATAATATTATCAAGGAGTTTTCTAAAAAGAAAACTCCTTTTTTAGTTGATTTTATACATCTCTTTTTAAATAAAGTTGCAAATGTTTCATTTATCATATATAATGATTAACATATAGTTTGATAATCAAAATTAATTAGGAGGAAAACATGATAGCAATAATTGGAGGAGTAAAAGGAATAGAATTTGAATATAAGGGATTGATGAAGAAAAATAATCTTAAGTGTAAAATATATAATCAAAATTGTCCGAATTTTGAGAAAAAGATAAAAAATTGCGAAGCCTGTATAATGTTTACCAATACAGTAAGTCATAAACTTTCAACTTCATGTAATAAGGTCTGTAAGAAAAATGATATAAAATTAATAAGAGTTCATTCAAGTAGTATAAATAAATTAAAAGAAAGTATCTGCGAAGTATGCGAATATTTAGATAATTAGGAGGAAAAGATGAAGGTATTTGTTCACCATATATATGAATATGAAAAAGGATTAAGAAATTTAGTTTTACATACAACATCTAAAGAAAACCTTGAGATGATTGAGATGAAGTTAGGGAATAGGAAGATCAATTATAAGATCTATGAAACAAAAAATGGAAAACTCAATATTTTTTTTGGAGCAGAGGAGTGTGTAGAAGTTATAAAAAAAATTGGGAAAGATTATTTGGTAGATTATACAGCAGAGGAAGATTTTATATTAGGGATTATGCTGGGTTATGATAGGAAAAAGCAATGTGAAAGATTTATGAAATATGATGAAATAAATAGAGCTTAAATAAAGAAAAGCTCTATTTATTTTAATTGTTAATCTTATAGGTATATAGAGATATCATCTACATGGATATTTAAAACTTGAATTAACTTATTTGGATCGATTTCAATCTGCATCCCTCTTTTTCCACCACTGATGACAATAGTTTCAAAACTTAGGCAGGAATCTCCAATATAAGTAGGAAAAGATTTTTTCATCCCTAGAGGAGAGCATCCGCCCCTCATATATCCTGTTATTTTTAGGAGATCTTTCATATGAATCATCTCAACTTTCTTATTTTTACTGACTTTAGCCAATTTTTTTAAATCTAATTCCATCTCTCCTGAGATACAAGCTACTAGATAGCCAGTTTTATCTCCTAAAAGGACTAAAGTTTTAAAAATTCTATCGATATCAACCTTAGTTTTTTTTGCCATAGCTACAGCACTGAGATCGGATTCGTCATATTCATATTCATTTATCACATATGGAATTTTATTTTTATCTAGGATTCTCATAGCGTTTGTTTTTTTCATAATTCCTCCTCTATCTTAAACAATATTTCACTTAAATAATCATCGACTGAACTTGATGTATGAGCGCCTAAGATAGCCCTACCATAAGCTTTACCAGCTGATTTTAATTGATTCTCTTCCAAGTATTCTTTGATTTTTTTCATGGCAGGTTCATTATATGTTTTAGGATTACCTCTGTAGATTAGAGATATATATAATCCCCCAGACATTAAATATTCATTTTCTGCTTTTTTATTTTTGGAAAGTTCATGGATTAAACCATTACAGCTATATCTCCCCTCCAATAATTCATCTACATCTAACAATCCATAGACTTTACCCTCTATTTCATCAGTTTTTTTCTTGAGTGTCATACCTATCTGGTACAATTCAGGTTTCTCCACTATATTTATTGGTTCAAATTCAAT
This sequence is a window from Psychrilyobacter atlanticus DSM 19335. Protein-coding genes within it:
- a CDS encoding DUF2023 family protein, whose amino-acid sequence is MKVFVHHIYEYEKGLRNLVLHTTSKENLEMIEMKLGNRKINYKIYETKNGKLNIFFGAEECVEVIKKIGKDYLVDYTAEEDFILGIMLGYDRKKQCERFMKYDEINRA
- a CDS encoding pseudouridine-5'-phosphate glycosidase; this encodes MLIYEKYVDISTEVMEALDNGKPVVALESTIISHGMPYPMNVETAIKVEDIIREGGAVPATIAILNGRLKVGLTKEEIDYLGKAGEKVIKTSRRDIPFIIAKQLDGATTVASTMIIANIAGIKVFATGGIGGVHRGAETSFDISADLEELGRTDVAVVCAGAKSILDINLTLEYLETKGVPVVGYQTDELPAFYTRKSGFKVDYNIQTPSELALALKAKWDLHLNGGFVIANPIPEKYEMDFDVITNAINKAVEEAERLGIKGKESTPFLLAKVKELTGGDSLESNIELVYNNAKLAAKLAVEYSKL
- a CDS encoding CD0519/CD1768 family membrane protein, with the translated sequence MNKKYKKSISLEGILAILLIIGGVFYTANTMGGINMINTIMKTAHDLLLNTVFFIMGIAVLAGALAGVLSEFGVISIVNRVLSPLMKPIYNLPGAAVLGVITTYLSDNPAVITLAEDKGFRKYFKKFQLPALTNLGTSFGMGLVVSAFMVAQSTVAGESLIVPVILGNVGAFIGSIVSVNLMLMFTKKLYGTEEYIDGNNKFDSNADILNYREVREGSVTGRGLEAALEGGKTGVKMGLEIIPGVLIICTMVMMLTNGPSPDGYTGAAYEGIKLLPFIGDKLSFIFTPIFGFQHSEALAFPITSLGAVGAAISLVPQLLRDKLIGGNEIAVFTAMGMCWSGYLSTHVAMMDSLKFRNLTGKAIFSHTIAGLVAGSSAHFLFVFYSSFM
- a CDS encoding MerR family transcriptional regulator is translated as MKFFFTIGELAKILNITTKTLRHYEELGLLIPAFKNPITGYRYYLKEHIKEAYIIFSLKKMGVSLKKIKEIKNRGGLLDELIIISKKIEDEIKNLKKLKIGVDNHIAKLKSTPEINETFEIKIIKVYKTKFEKIEFEPINIVEKPELYQIGMTLKKKTDEIEGKVYGLLDVDELLEGRYSCNGLIHELSKNKKAENEYLMSGGLYISLIYRGNPKTYNEPAMKKIKEYLEENQLKSAGKAYGRAILGAHTSSSVDDYLSEILFKIEEEL
- the ybaK gene encoding Cys-tRNA(Pro) deacylase, giving the protein MKKTNAMRILDKNKIPYVINEYEYDESDLSAVAMAKKTKVDIDRIFKTLVLLGDKTGYLVACISGEMELDLKKLAKVSKNKKVEMIHMKDLLKITGYMRGGCSPLGMKKSFPTYIGDSCLSFETIVISGGKRGMQIEIDPNKLIQVLNIHVDDISIYL
- a CDS encoding carbohydrate kinase — its product is MTNREREVLKLIESNPMISQEEIANNLGITRSSVAVHISNLMKKGVIMGKGYVLSKEESYICVVGGSNIDIQGYPKDSLILGDSNPGSVKTSLGGVGRNIAENLTRLGVKTKFLSVVGDDENGKKILTHAKSIDLHMENTLVVKGESTSTYLCVLDEKRDMNVAISYMDILKNMDIDYIKKNDYIIKNSKFCIIDANLPEILEYLVTTYDVPFILDTVSASKAKKIKDLVGYFHTIKPNKMEAEVLSGIAINSEADLKKAGQYFVDKGVKNVFITLGAEGVYYKTPNIEGIVVPPTMEMVGATGAGDAFVAGLTYGLFNNKDIEEEIRFAIGASILAISSEETINPNITSSLVKKTIEKLNFENNKIIL
- a CDS encoding DUF2325 domain-containing protein, whose amino-acid sequence is MIAIIGGVKGIEFEYKGLMKKNNLKCKIYNQNCPNFEKKIKNCEACIMFTNTVSHKLSTSCNKVCKKNDIKLIRVHSSSINKLKESICEVCEYLDN